One genomic segment of Chlamydiota bacterium includes these proteins:
- a CDS encoding thermonuclease family protein, whose protein sequence is MKIKKVLRSFFLKRGLIGFLFFLSFLHIGKSDDKNYYVTRVIDGDTIELETGELVRYIGIDTPEVREKKNGRWIYRPQPFAEEAKALNEKWVEGKKVHLERDVEKFDKYGRVLAYVYVDDFFVNEALVRQGYARLLTIRPDVKHAHDFKKALEEAKKNHRGMWK, encoded by the coding sequence ATGAAAATTAAAAAAGTGTTGAGAAGTTTTTTTTTAAAGAGGGGGTTGATAGGGTTTTTATTTTTCTTGTCCTTTTTGCATATAGGAAAATCAGACGATAAAAATTATTACGTGACTCGAGTGATTGATGGAGACACGATTGAGCTTGAGACTGGGGAGCTTGTCCGATATATCGGAATCGACACCCCTGAAGTCAGAGAAAAAAAGAATGGACGTTGGATTTATCGACCTCAGCCTTTTGCTGAAGAGGCAAAGGCCCTTAATGAAAAATGGGTAGAAGGGAAAAAAGTTCATCTTGAACGAGATGTTGAGAAATTTGATAAATATGGTCGCGTGCTCGCTTATGTGTATGTCGATGACTTTTTTGTTAATGAAGCATTGGTTCGTCAGGGATATGCGAGGCTTTTAACCATTCGTCCTGACGTGAAACATGCCCATGATTTTAAGAAGGCCTTGGAGGAAGCTAAAAAAAATCACCGAGGGATGTGGAAGT